The following proteins come from a genomic window of Flavobacterium eburneipallidum:
- a CDS encoding L-rhamnose mutarotase translates to MNSKKICYACDLVDNPELIELYKRYHSKDSAWPEITKSIKDSGIIDMEIYLLANRLFMIMEVNESYTPEHKQKMDAANPKVQEWEELMWKFQQAPPGAKEGEKWLQMEQIYKLE, encoded by the coding sequence ATGAACTCAAAAAAAATATGTTACGCTTGCGATTTGGTTGATAATCCAGAATTAATAGAATTATACAAACGTTATCATTCTAAAGATAGTGCTTGGCCTGAAATCACTAAAAGTATCAAAGATTCAGGTATTATAGATATGGAAATTTACCTTTTAGCCAACAGATTGTTTATGATTATGGAAGTGAATGAAAGTTATACTCCCGAACACAAACAAAAAATGGATGCCGCTAACCCAAAAGTTCAGGAATGGGAAGAGTTGATGTGGAAATTTCAACAAGCTCCTCCAGGAGCAAAAGAGGGCGAAAAATGGTTGCAGATGGAACAGATATATAAATTGGAATAA
- a CDS encoding glycoside hydrolase family 97 protein — MKYIYLLLSLFISTAFTINAQEIVSPNKNIKVIVSKKGSDEKSFGQVYFKVLYKNKSEYIEIMPSSPLGISRDDQKFTDNLKLVSESKAKDVNQQYEMISGKQKWCDNLGTEKVFKYVNSNNEPLNIVFRVYNDGVAFRYEFTNKSNSLVNIIDESTTYVFPSATNRWVQAYTDSYEDFFPFSETGKANNNKQEWGFPALFKVNNNPIWVLISEANISENNCAAKLNNAKNPNEYKVSYASPRDSFKQTGVKTTLPWNSQWHTLIIGELSDVVESTLITDISEPNRLEETSWIKPGAVAWIYWANNRGSKDYQKALEYTDLAVEMKWPYVLIDWEWDVMGNGGNITDAVNYAKSKGIKPMIWYNSGTSWLEPTPNDRLLTPEKRAEEFEWLNKMGIYGIKVDFFAGDQQDMMKYCIAILKDAAKYKIMVNFHGATVPRGWARTYPNLMTTEAVYGAEWYNNKPVLTSKAAAHNTTLPFTRNVIGSMDYTPVTFTNSQHPHITSYAHELALSVVFESSFQHFADRPEGYKNLPPEPKEFLKNVPVSWDNTKLLDGYPGEKVIVARKKGNQWYLGGLNGKEEKQTLKINFDFLDTGDFKLKLIKDGENDKSFAVEVIKVKKGDVLNVECLPRGGFVAIVEK, encoded by the coding sequence ATGAAATACATTTATCTGCTATTATCTCTCTTTATTTCAACTGCGTTTACAATAAATGCTCAGGAAATTGTATCACCAAATAAGAATATTAAGGTAATTGTTTCGAAAAAAGGATCAGATGAAAAGTCTTTTGGTCAGGTATATTTCAAGGTTTTGTATAAAAACAAATCGGAATATATTGAAATAATGCCAAGTTCGCCTTTGGGTATTTCAAGAGACGACCAAAAATTTACGGATAATTTAAAATTGGTAAGCGAATCTAAAGCAAAAGATGTAAATCAGCAATATGAAATGATTTCCGGTAAACAAAAATGGTGTGATAATTTAGGAACTGAAAAAGTTTTCAAATATGTAAATTCAAATAATGAACCCTTGAATATTGTTTTTAGAGTTTATAATGATGGAGTAGCATTTCGTTATGAATTCACCAATAAAAGCAATTCATTAGTTAATATTATTGACGAAAGCACCACTTATGTTTTCCCATCGGCTACAAATCGTTGGGTGCAGGCATATACGGACTCTTATGAAGATTTTTTTCCTTTTTCAGAAACAGGAAAGGCCAATAATAATAAACAAGAATGGGGATTTCCAGCCTTATTCAAAGTGAATAATAATCCTATTTGGGTATTAATTTCTGAAGCAAATATTTCTGAAAATAATTGTGCTGCAAAATTGAATAATGCTAAAAACCCAAACGAATACAAAGTAAGTTATGCTTCACCAAGAGATAGTTTTAAGCAAACAGGAGTCAAAACCACTTTGCCATGGAATTCGCAATGGCATACGTTAATCATTGGTGAATTGTCTGATGTAGTTGAATCGACTTTAATCACCGACATTAGCGAACCTAATAGATTAGAAGAAACGAGTTGGATAAAACCCGGTGCGGTTGCTTGGATTTATTGGGCAAATAATCGTGGGTCTAAAGATTATCAAAAAGCTTTGGAATATACCGATTTGGCAGTAGAAATGAAATGGCCTTATGTTCTCATTGACTGGGAATGGGATGTTATGGGCAATGGTGGAAATATAACTGATGCGGTAAATTATGCTAAAAGTAAAGGGATTAAACCTATGATTTGGTATAATTCGGGCACATCCTGGCTTGAGCCAACGCCTAACGATCGTTTGTTAACTCCTGAAAAAAGAGCTGAAGAATTTGAATGGCTTAATAAAATGGGAATCTATGGAATTAAAGTTGATTTTTTTGCTGGAGACCAACAGGATATGATGAAATACTGTATTGCTATTTTGAAAGATGCAGCAAAATATAAGATAATGGTAAATTTTCATGGCGCAACAGTACCGCGTGGTTGGGCGCGTACGTATCCGAATTTGATGACTACCGAGGCTGTCTATGGAGCCGAATGGTATAACAATAAACCTGTTCTTACTTCTAAAGCTGCGGCACACAATACAACACTTCCTTTTACTAGAAATGTAATTGGTTCAATGGATTATACTCCGGTAACTTTTACAAATTCGCAACATCCCCATATTACTTCTTATGCTCATGAATTGGCATTGTCTGTAGTTTTTGAATCTAGTTTTCAGCATTTTGCCGATAGACCAGAAGGGTATAAAAACTTACCTCCAGAACCTAAAGAATTTCTAAAAAATGTTCCTGTAAGTTGGGATAATACCAAACTTTTGGACGGATATCCAGGAGAGAAAGTTATTGTCGCTCGTAAAAAAGGGAATCAATGGTATTTAGGCGGGCTTAATGGTAAGGAAGAAAAGCAAACATTAAAAATAAATTTTGATTTTCTTGACACTGGAGATTTTAAATTAAAACTTATTAAGGATGGAGAAAATGATAAGTCATTTGCTGTTGAAGTTATAAAAGTAAAAAAAGGAGATGTTTTGAATGTGGAATGTTTGCCAAGAGGAGGATTTGTAGCTATTGTAGAAAAATAA
- a CDS encoding alpha-L-fucosidase produces MERRKALKLGISALAGLYLSPLLGQSKILNTPAFKGTFEPTWDSLAKYQIPDWFRDAKFGMWAHWGPQCEPEAGDWYGRGMYEEGSRQYKYHIEKYGHPSKFGFKDVINVWKANNWNPEELVNLYKDSGAKYFMAMANHHDNLDLYDSKYQPNWNSTKMGPKKDIIAGWEKAARKAGLPFAVSVHAAHAWNWFDTSQGADKNGALAGVPYDGKLTKADGKGTWWEGLDPQELYAQNHPLSAKPSDKSSVHSQWDWADGASIPTSSYCEKFHDRTIDLIDKYNPDMIYFDDTALPLWPVSDAGLRIAAHMYNKSLQKNKTVQAVITGKILNEQQKKAIVWDIEKGQSNEIEPLPWQTDTCLGNWHYDRGVYDKKRYKSAKTVIHTLIDVVSKNGNLMLNIPVRGDGSIDELERQIVIEIGIWMKLNSKSIYGTRPWKLFGEGPQLGSAGALTAQGFNEGKGKPFTSEDFRFAQKDNKLYATVMGWPENGIAIIKSLGKSNPHHTEKIKQIKLVSTGEKLKFKQNSDSLEVYFPSQKPEASYANALEII; encoded by the coding sequence ATGGAAAGAAGAAAAGCTTTAAAACTAGGCATATCAGCATTAGCTGGACTTTATTTGTCACCATTATTAGGACAATCCAAAATTCTTAATACACCTGCTTTCAAAGGAACTTTTGAACCCACTTGGGATTCGTTGGCAAAATACCAAATACCAGATTGGTTTCGGGATGCTAAATTTGGAATGTGGGCACATTGGGGACCACAATGCGAACCAGAAGCTGGCGATTGGTATGGACGTGGAATGTATGAGGAAGGTTCTCGCCAATACAAATACCATATCGAAAAATACGGTCATCCTTCTAAATTTGGCTTTAAAGATGTAATCAATGTTTGGAAAGCCAACAATTGGAATCCCGAAGAGTTAGTCAATTTATACAAAGATTCTGGAGCCAAATATTTTATGGCAATGGCAAACCATCACGATAATTTGGATTTGTATGATAGCAAATACCAGCCCAATTGGAACTCGACCAAAATGGGTCCCAAAAAAGACATTATTGCGGGTTGGGAAAAAGCAGCCCGCAAAGCAGGTTTGCCTTTTGCAGTAAGTGTTCACGCTGCACACGCTTGGAATTGGTTTGATACTTCTCAAGGTGCCGATAAAAACGGTGCATTGGCAGGAGTTCCTTATGACGGAAAACTGACTAAAGCGGATGGAAAAGGAACTTGGTGGGAAGGTTTAGACCCTCAAGAATTGTATGCACAAAACCATCCGTTAAGTGCAAAACCTTCGGACAAGTCATCTGTACACAGCCAATGGGATTGGGCAGATGGAGCTTCAATACCAACTTCATCTTATTGTGAAAAATTTCATGACAGAACAATTGATCTGATTGATAAATACAATCCCGATATGATTTATTTTGACGATACAGCTTTACCATTGTGGCCTGTTAGTGATGCAGGTTTGCGTATTGCGGCGCACATGTATAATAAAAGTCTTCAAAAAAACAAAACCGTTCAGGCTGTAATTACAGGTAAAATTTTAAATGAACAGCAAAAAAAAGCTATCGTTTGGGACATCGAAAAAGGACAAAGTAACGAAATCGAGCCTTTGCCTTGGCAAACCGATACTTGTCTTGGTAACTGGCATTATGATCGTGGAGTTTACGATAAAAAAAGATACAAATCAGCCAAAACAGTGATTCATACGCTGATAGATGTGGTCAGTAAAAATGGAAATTTGATGCTCAATATTCCAGTGCGAGGAGACGGAAGCATCGACGAATTGGAACGTCAAATTGTTATAGAAATAGGAATTTGGATGAAACTAAACAGCAAAAGTATTTATGGTACACGCCCTTGGAAACTATTTGGTGAAGGTCCACAATTAGGAAGTGCAGGAGCTTTAACAGCTCAAGGTTTTAACGAAGGAAAAGGAAAACCGTTTACATCCGAAGATTTTCGTTTTGCACAAAAAGACAACAAACTTTATGCAACGGTTATGGGGTGGCCAGAAAATGGTATTGCCATTATTAAAAGTTTAGGAAAATCGAATCCACATCACACAGAAAAAATAAAACAAATAAAACTAGTAAGTACTGGTGAAAAACTGAAATTCAAACAAAATTCAGATTCGCTTGAAGTGTATTTTCCTAGTCAAAAACCTGAAGCTTCTTATGCTAATGCTTTGGAAATCATCTGA
- a CDS encoding helix-turn-helix domain-containing protein has product MSKSTFKHSFSLLHIDYAKLNHNWNFDNVISPYYRLYYIDEGMGTISSGSDKLILEAGYLYLIPSFTICNLNCETYLSQYFIQFFEESPDGISLFNQNRNPIKLAATETDIVLIKQMLQNNPGRGINRSDNPKEYEKEAYYKEYQSLNNELKPHLKFENQGVLLLLISRFLNAKNFKQNTPQSTPSKILDTMSYVQLHLDKNLTVAELAQRVNQNQDYFSKQFLLHTGQRPLNYIHEKKIERAQYLIATTNKSFLEIALDTGFSNLPHFSKTFKQIVSLTPGEYRNKNDFYLNN; this is encoded by the coding sequence ATGTCCAAAAGTACTTTCAAACATTCATTCTCTTTATTGCATATAGATTATGCGAAACTGAATCACAATTGGAATTTCGACAATGTGATTAGTCCATATTATCGACTGTATTATATTGATGAGGGAATGGGAACTATATCGAGCGGTTCGGATAAATTGATTTTAGAAGCTGGTTATTTATACTTAATTCCGAGTTTTACCATTTGTAATTTGAATTGCGAGACCTATTTGAGTCAATATTTCATTCAGTTTTTTGAGGAATCTCCCGATGGCATTTCGTTGTTTAATCAAAATAGAAATCCAATAAAATTAGCTGCAACCGAAACGGATATTGTTCTTATCAAACAAATGCTTCAGAACAATCCTGGAAGAGGAATTAATCGATCGGACAATCCGAAAGAGTACGAAAAAGAAGCCTATTACAAGGAATATCAATCCTTGAATAACGAACTCAAACCGCATCTGAAATTTGAAAATCAAGGTGTTCTATTGTTGCTGATTTCTAGATTTTTGAATGCTAAAAATTTCAAACAAAATACGCCTCAAAGTACGCCTTCAAAAATTTTGGACACGATGAGTTATGTGCAATTGCATTTGGACAAAAATTTAACTGTAGCGGAATTAGCTCAAAGGGTGAACCAAAATCAGGATTATTTTTCGAAACAATTTCTACTTCATACAGGGCAAAGACCTTTGAATTACATTCACGAAAAAAAGATAGAAAGAGCGCAATATCTTATTGCCACCACCAATAAGAGTTTTTTAGAAATTGCGTTGGATACCGGATTTTCAAATTTACCTCATTTTTCAAAAACATTCAAGCAAATAGTAAGTCTCACTCCAGGCGAATACCGCAATAAAAATGATTTCTACCTCAATAATTAG
- a CDS encoding sensor histidine kinase, which yields MKKTVSFYALHLSIGLAFMLLPYLLTSSGSVFNLPDLSNNGHDRIYFFTYLMLLIFFYFNYYYLIPKIYFSKKRVLYFSLIFLFFLFFLWISVYFDNPERNFLDFGHGAPFKDNFPPPKGRFPPPNHSNFEPMNGPQTQYGHSLLVYLIGVVTSLLFAINIRLQKVEKDKMKSELSFLKAQINPHFLFNTLNSIYALAIKKDDKTADAVVQLSELMRYIITNANDDVIGLEKEINYINNFVELQKTRLGNTVQIEYTVEGNAHGKCITPLILISFIENAFKHGVNPNQNSEIVIKIIIVNDYLTLFVSNYKVENLQSDSGIGLQNTIERLSLLYPNNHVLTIDDNPENYIVNLTIKVG from the coding sequence ATGAAAAAAACAGTTTCTTTTTACGCCTTGCATTTGTCTATTGGTTTGGCTTTTATGCTATTGCCTTATTTGCTTACTAGTTCGGGAAGTGTTTTTAATTTGCCGGATCTATCCAATAATGGTCACGATAGGATTTACTTTTTTACGTATTTAATGTTGTTGATTTTCTTCTATTTCAACTATTATTATTTAATTCCTAAAATCTATTTTTCTAAAAAACGGGTTTTATACTTTTCGTTAATTTTCTTGTTTTTCTTGTTCTTTCTGTGGATTTCGGTCTATTTTGATAATCCCGAACGCAATTTTCTCGATTTTGGTCACGGAGCCCCTTTTAAAGATAATTTTCCGCCACCAAAAGGGAGATTTCCACCGCCCAATCATTCTAATTTTGAACCAATGAATGGTCCTCAAACGCAATACGGACATTCTTTATTGGTTTATTTGATAGGGGTTGTTACCAGTTTGTTGTTTGCGATTAACATTCGTTTGCAAAAAGTAGAAAAAGACAAAATGAAATCGGAATTGTCTTTTTTGAAAGCCCAAATCAATCCTCATTTTTTGTTCAATACCCTCAATAGTATTTATGCTTTGGCGATAAAAAAAGACGATAAAACCGCCGATGCCGTGGTGCAATTATCCGAATTGATGCGGTATATCATCACGAATGCCAATGATGACGTGATTGGATTAGAAAAAGAAATCAATTACATCAACAATTTTGTCGAACTTCAAAAAACCCGTTTGGGCAACACCGTTCAAATTGAATATACTGTAGAAGGAAATGCTCACGGCAAATGTATCACACCATTGATTTTGATTTCATTTATAGAAAATGCCTTCAAACACGGCGTCAATCCCAATCAGAATTCCGAAATAGTAATCAAAATCATAATTGTTAATGACTATTTGACTTTATTTGTTTCTAATTATAAAGTAGAAAATCTGCAATCAGACAGCGGCATCGGATTGCAAAATACCATTGAAAGATTATCACTTTTGTATCCAAATAATCACGTATTGACCATTGACGATAATCCGGAAAATTATATTGTAAACTTAACCATCAAAGTAGGATGA
- a CDS encoding LytR/AlgR family response regulator transcription factor, whose product MIKAIALDDEPPALDVLQSFCDKIDYVDLQKTFTKSDDAFKYLKKYPVDLLFLDINMPSISGIDFYKKLPHKTMVIFTTAYSEYAVEGFTLSATDYLLKPFSFSRFEQAVEKAYSHWKIQNQNPEQQYLFIRADYSLIKIPIADILFIEGLDDYLKIHIQNQKTIVARMTLKAILEKLPASEFVRVHRSFIVPISKIEKVRNKIIYINEEEIPVSASYETAFFALLNKE is encoded by the coding sequence ATGATAAAAGCAATTGCACTTGACGATGAACCGCCAGCATTGGATGTTTTGCAAAGTTTTTGTGATAAAATTGACTATGTTGACCTGCAAAAAACATTCACAAAATCAGATGATGCTTTCAAGTATTTGAAAAAATATCCTGTAGATTTATTGTTTTTGGATATCAATATGCCGTCTATTTCTGGAATTGATTTTTATAAAAAATTGCCACATAAGACAATGGTTATTTTCACCACAGCTTATTCTGAATACGCTGTCGAAGGCTTTACTTTGAGTGCTACGGATTATTTATTGAAACCCTTTTCGTTTTCTCGTTTCGAACAAGCTGTCGAAAAAGCCTATTCGCATTGGAAAATTCAAAATCAAAATCCCGAACAACAATACCTTTTTATTCGTGCCGATTATAGTTTGATTAAAATCCCAATTGCCGATATTTTATTCATTGAAGGACTGGATGATTACTTGAAAATTCACATTCAAAATCAAAAAACCATTGTCGCCAGAATGACTTTAAAAGCCATTTTAGAAAAACTTCCTGCTTCTGAATTTGTTCGTGTGCATCGATCTTTTATTGTTCCAATTTCTAAAATAGAAAAAGTCCGAAACAAAATTATTTACATCAACGAAGAAGAAATTCCGGTTAGTGCGAGTTATGAAACTGCTTTTTTTGCGTTGTTGAATAAGGAGTAA
- a CDS encoding intradiol ring-cleavage dioxygenase — translation MERKEFLRGLGLAGLGALTIPVIKACSSDDNSSSSAATDTTPATNTGGSTSTTCTVTSTETAGPFPTKSPSSLVTANIVSDRTGVAFTINITIKNTNASCAVLAGAIVDIWHCDKDGYYSEYGGTGMQSVDFTTVHFLRGRQTTNANGKVSFTSIFPGWYSGRATHIHVHIYNASGKSLLVTQIAFPEGSGSAVALVNASTANGYTKGLSGYTYNASDNVFSDGVSNEMSTVTGSVATGFVLEHTINVAG, via the coding sequence ATGGAAAGAAAAGAGTTTTTAAGAGGATTGGGTTTAGCAGGATTAGGCGCTTTGACTATTCCTGTAATCAAAGCCTGTAGCAGCGATGACAATAGTTCTTCATCTGCAGCAACAGATACTACTCCAGCCACCAATACAGGCGGTTCGACTTCTACGACTTGTACCGTTACTTCAACTGAAACCGCTGGTCCGTTTCCTACCAAATCGCCTTCGTCATTAGTGACAGCTAATATTGTTAGTGACAGGACAGGAGTGGCATTTACAATCAATATTACCATCAAAAACACCAATGCAAGTTGCGCTGTTTTGGCTGGAGCCATTGTCGATATTTGGCATTGCGACAAAGACGGTTATTATTCTGAATATGGAGGAACTGGAATGCAATCTGTCGATTTTACCACGGTTCATTTCTTGAGAGGAAGACAGACTACGAATGCTAACGGTAAAGTAAGTTTTACGTCTATTTTTCCAGGTTGGTACAGCGGAAGAGCCACACACATTCACGTGCATATTTATAACGCTTCGGGAAAATCTTTATTGGTCACTCAAATTGCTTTTCCAGAAGGTTCCGGAAGTGCTGTGGCATTGGTTAACGCATCAACAGCCAATGGCTATACCAAAGGATTGTCGGGTTACACTTATAACGCTTCTGACAATGTGTTTTCAGATGGAGTTTCGAATGAAATGTCCACCGTAACCGGAAGTGTTGCTACCGGTTTTGTGTTGGAACATACCATAAATGTTGCGGGATAA
- a CDS encoding type II toxin-antitoxin system PemK/MazF family toxin, whose translation MQINQYEIWIADLNPQIGTEAGKTRPVLVVQTNLLNKIPHPSTIVCPITTNVQNDSDILRVHLKKGMANLHENCDIMMDQIRAIDNKRLIKKVGILPIDFIEKIKENLSIIMDLD comes from the coding sequence ATGCAGATTAATCAATATGAAATTTGGATAGCTGACTTGAATCCACAAATAGGAACCGAAGCGGGGAAAACCAGACCAGTTTTAGTTGTTCAAACTAATTTATTGAATAAAATTCCACATCCATCAACGATTGTTTGCCCGATAACTACCAATGTTCAAAATGATTCGGATATTTTACGAGTTCATTTGAAAAAAGGAATGGCAAATCTACACGAGAATTGTGATATTATGATGGATCAAATTAGAGCCATTGACAACAAAAGATTAATTAAAAAAGTGGGAATATTACCAATAGATTTCATAGAAAAAATTAAAGAAAATTTATCTATAATTATGGATTTGGATTGA
- a CDS encoding phosphoglycerate kinase, with product MKTINDFDFKNKRAIIRVDFNVPLDENFNVTDTTRIDAAKPTIDKILADGGSVILMSHLGRPKGSEEKYSLKHILKTASEILGVSVKFATNCVGEEAKIASNDLKPGEVLLLENLRFHAEEEKGDVAFAKELASLGDIYVNDAFGTAHRAHASTTIIAQFFPTQKCFGLLLAKEIESLNKVLKDSEKPVLAVLGGSKVSSKITVIENILDKVDHMIIGGGMTFTFVKALGGKVGESICEDDKQELALEILRLAKEKGVQIHIPVDVVAADDFSNTANTQIVDVREIPDGWQGLDAGPKSLENFKKVILESKTILWNGPLGVFEMETFANGTIELGNFIAEATANGAFSLVGGGDSVAAVKQFGFEDKVSYVSTGGGAMLEMLEGRILPGIAAILD from the coding sequence ATGAAAACTATAAACGATTTCGATTTCAAAAACAAAAGAGCCATAATCCGTGTTGATTTTAATGTACCTTTAGATGAAAATTTTAATGTAACAGATACGACACGTATTGATGCTGCTAAACCTACAATAGATAAAATCCTTGCCGATGGGGGAAGTGTAATTTTGATGTCACATTTAGGACGTCCAAAAGGATCTGAAGAAAAGTATTCATTGAAACACATCTTGAAAACGGCTTCAGAAATTCTTGGCGTTTCGGTAAAATTTGCTACAAACTGTGTTGGCGAAGAAGCAAAAATAGCTTCGAACGATTTAAAACCTGGCGAAGTTTTGTTATTAGAAAATTTACGTTTTCATGCAGAAGAAGAAAAAGGAGATGTCGCATTTGCCAAAGAATTAGCTTCTCTTGGAGATATTTATGTAAACGATGCTTTTGGAACGGCTCACAGAGCACACGCTTCAACAACAATCATTGCACAATTTTTTCCAACTCAAAAATGTTTTGGATTATTATTAGCAAAAGAAATCGAAAGTTTAAACAAGGTTTTGAAAGATTCTGAAAAACCAGTTTTAGCCGTTCTTGGCGGTTCTAAAGTGTCTTCTAAAATTACAGTTATCGAAAACATTTTAGACAAAGTAGATCACATGATTATTGGTGGTGGAATGACTTTCACTTTCGTAAAAGCGTTGGGTGGAAAAGTTGGTGAGTCTATTTGTGAGGACGACAAACAAGAATTAGCTCTTGAAATTTTGAGATTGGCTAAAGAAAAAGGAGTTCAAATTCACATTCCTGTTGATGTTGTTGCTGCAGATGATTTTTCTAATACAGCTAACACTCAAATCGTAGATGTTCGTGAAATTCCTGATGGATGGCAAGGTTTGGATGCAGGTCCGAAATCTTTGGAGAACTTCAAAAAAGTAATTTTAGAATCAAAAACTATTCTTTGGAATGGTCCTTTGGGAGTTTTTGAAATGGAAACTTTTGCTAACGGAACTATCGAATTAGGTAACTTTATTGCCGAAGCAACTGCAAACGGTGCTTTCTCTCTTGTGGGTGGTGGTGACTCTGTTGCAGCAGTAAAACAATTTGGTTTTGAGGATAAAGTAAGTTATGTTTCGACTGGAGGAGGAGCAATGTTAGAGATGCTAGAAGGTAGGATTTTACCTGGAATCGCAGCCATTTTAGACTAA